The genomic DNA GGTAATTTTGTGTTCAGTGATTTCGACATCCAAACTGCAAGTGTCCGGGCAATCCAGGGTGCAGGCTGAGGGCAGAGTTTTCGTCGGCATGATTTTCTCCATCTATAAAATAACAACATTAAAATAACAAAAAAAGGGCAAGGAATCAAGGATTGAGTTTTAATCCAAAAAGTGTTATATATTCTTAACACACCCCGCAAATATTGACTTTTTGAACCCTGCTCTGTATATTCTCCGGTGACTCCCCAAACCTAAAACACTAGCCGAAAGAGAAGACTCTGAAAAAATTTCCGAAAAATTTAGCGGTCCTGATTTCGCTTCTTGTTCTTTTTTCCTGTAACTCAACCCACCCAAAGAAGGAACAGGTCTCTGCCGGCCAGCCACAGAAAGCGTCATCCCTAAAAATAGGCGCTCGTGACATTCCACCAGGTCAATGCCGAATCATAGGAACCATTGTTTCCATTGATGCAATTCAGAAAACCGGAAATGCTGACGACCCGTGCAGTAAGGAGCCTTGCCGGGCTGTCGTTAGAGTTGAGTCTGTGCTCGGTTACGGCCAGGGATTCATCAGGCCTTTGTCTAAAAGCAAGGAAGTTCCAATTACCTTCAAATTCACTTTATCGCCTACCAATGACCTTTTCCAAAATATGACAAAAACTTATCCCGGCCTCGAAGTGGGTAGTAAATTTCTGGCGGACGTCGAGGCTCACGAACTGATAGGTACAAAAACAATCAACTATTTAATCTACGGTTATGAGATTCAAAAAGCAGGTGTCAAATAATTTTAAAAATCCTAATGAGGAGAATAAAATTTATGAAAAAAAGTGCCGGGTTTTTAGTTTTAATCGGTCTCGTTTTTGGTGTGGCTGTTTATTTTTCAATGGATTCATCTAAGAAAAAAGTAGCGCAAAAAACTTTGTTATCGATATCGAAGTCCTCAATTGGAAGCGAAGAGGATCCTGAGGCCCGCGCCAGATTCGAGTGGCAAAGGTTGCGTGATCCCCAGACCGATCAAATCCCAAGAAATATTCGTGCAAAAGAATTAGAGTTTGCTAAATCGCTGCCGACGAGGAAAGCCTTTGATTTCATAAAAAATGGTCAGAATCGAGTCCTGTTTAAAAATCAGGCCTGGACCCTTCGTGGCCCATTTAATGTTGGCGGCCGCACGCGGGCCCTGGCCGCTGATGTGACAAATGAAAATATTCTCCTGGCAGCAGGCGTATCCGGAGGAATCTGGAAATCAACAAATGGCGGTAATAGCTGGACAAAAACCACCCAACCAGATCAACTCCACCTTATCACTTCAATAGCTCAGGACACGCGCAGCGGCAAAACTTCAACCTGGTATGCAAGTACAGGTGAATTCAATCCCGGTGGTCATTTTGGCACTCCCTTTCGGGGAGATGTATTTTTTAAGTCAACCGACGGAGGAAACACCTGGACGAACATGCCTTCAACCCAGGTTAGGGAAACTCCGGAATCTTTTGATAGTGGTTTTGATTATACTTATAAGATCATAACTGACCCCACAATTTCAGGTAGTGATGTTGTTTACGCGGCAACTTTCGGCGGGATTTATCGCTCGACCAATGGGGCTACATCTTGGGCGCTGGTTTTAGGGGTGTTCTCAAACGATGCACCTCAATATACAGATATTACAATTGCATCAAATGGGGTTCTTTATGCTACATTAAGTGAAGCGTCTAATTCTGGCAATCCGGCACCTAAAGGACTCTACCGGTCAACGAATGGCACTGCCTGGACTGAAATTACTCCAACTAGTTGGCCCTCAACTTACCGGCGAATTGTAATTGGCATCGCACCCTCTAACGAAAATGTGGTTTACTTTGCCGGCGAAACTCCGGGCAGCGGGTTAAATGATCATAGTTTCTGGAAATATACTTACGTTTCCGGAGACGGCTCCGGTGCAGGCGGTACCTGGGCAGACCGTTCAGCGAATCTTCCGGCCGAAGGAGGGAAGGTAGGAAATTTTGATACTCAGCGCTCTTATGATTTACTCCTCGCGGTTCATCCAAATAATGAAAACACGGTTTTCCTTGGCGGAACCAATTTGTATCGATCTACGGACGGCTTCGCCTCTGGCACAAATACAAAATGGGTCGGTGGGTACTCTCCGGTAAATGATTTTTCACGATATGAAAACCACCACCCGGACCAGCACAGCCTTATATTTTCGCAAAGCAATCCAAACGGCATGTATTCAGGCCATGACGGCGGGTTAAGCAAGACCACCAATAACATGGCTGATCCAATCGCCTGGACGCCACTCAATAACGGCTACTTTACGACTCAATTTTATAGTGTTGCTATCGATCCGACCAGCGGCAGTAACAAAATTATGGGTGGCACCCAGGATAATGGTACCCATTTCACCAACAGCACATCCTCCAGCACTCCCTGGGTTGTGCTAACCGGAGGCGACGGTTCATTTTGTGCCTTTCAAAATAGCAACTCGGTTCTGGTATCAATTCAATTCGGAGAAGTTTTTCGAGCCACCATAAATAATAGCGGTGGTCTGACAGCACTCGCCCAGGTTGATCCTGTAGGTGGAGCCGGTGGCGTGCGCGAAGATTACCTCTTCATCAATCCATTTATACTCGATCCAAATAATCCAAACATCATGTATCAGGCTGGGGGCGACCGAATCTGGCGCAACAGCGACTTAAGCGCAATTCCTCTTGACGGCACTCAAGAACCCACAAGCATTAATTGGACCGAGCTGACCAATACAGCGCTTACGGGTCAAACCATAACCGCATTGGGCATCTCCAAATCCTCAGCAAACCGCCTTTATTATGGGACTGGGGATGGCCTGGTCTTTCGGCTCGATAACGCCAATAACGGCAACCCAACCCCCACAGACATCTGGACTGGTAAAAATCTGCCCGCGGATTCCTACATAAACTGCATAACCGTAAACCCAGATAACGCCGACGAGGCTTTGCTTGTCTTTTCCAACTACAAAGTTGTTAGCATTTTCCAAACGGATAATGGCGGCAACAGTTGGACGCCGGCGAGCGGCAACCTGGAAGAGAACCCTGACGGTTCCGGCAATGGTCCGGCCGTTCTCTGGGTGGACGCTTTAAATGGCTCCGGGTCAAGTATATTCTTTGCTGCCACAAGCACGGGACTTTATTCAACCACGACCTTAAACGGTTCCTCCACTGTTTGGACACAAGAAGGCGCTTCCACAATCGGCAAAGTCATCGTGGACATGGTGAAAACCAGGGCCTTGGATGGCTTAGTGGTAGCAGCAACACATGGCAACGGGGTCTACAGTAACACATTTGCCACGAGTGTTGAAGAAGGAGATTCTAGTTTACCGGAAGAGTTTGACTTGCACCAAAACTACCCGAATCCGTTTAATCCATCAACGACTATTTCGTTTTCTCTTGTCCGCGACAGCCAGACTTCGATTAAAGTATTTAATATCCAGGGCAAGCAAATTGCTACTTTGCTCAATGAACACAGAAAATCCGGCAGCCACACAATTACCTGGGATGGGAAAGACCAAAACGGTCGCGAAGTCGCCAGTGGCATTTATTACTACCGTTTAGAAACACCGTTTAATGTAGCAACTCAAAAAATGACTCTTCTTAGATAAATTTGCGATTTTTATGTCCGGTTTACAGCGAACTCCATACGGCTCCTGGAAGTCACCCATCACCGCAGACTTAATTGTAGGTGAAACGGTTCGCCTCGGGCAGATTGTCCTCGATGGAGAAGATATCTACTGGGTTGAAATGCGTCCCGCAGAGGGTGGCCGTAATGTAATTGTTAAACGCACTGCCGACGGTAAGCTAACCGACATAACCCCAGCGGGCTTTAATGCCCGCACCCGGGTCCACGAGTATGGCGGCGGCGCTTTTGCGGTAAACAAAGGTACAATTTACTTCTCCCACGACAATGACCAGCGCATTTATAAACAAACTTCCCAAACTGTACCGAAACCCTTAACTCCGGAAAAAGAATATCGCTATGCCGATGCAGTTGTTGATGCACACCGAAACCGACTCATTTGTGTAAGAGAAGATCATAGTCATCCCGGTCAAGAGGCGGTAAACTCTCTCTTAAGCATTAACCTGGATGATAACAATGATTGCAACGAAATTGCAACCGGCGGCGATTTCTACTCGTCACCTTCTTTAAGCCCGGATGGCAAGAAGCTAGCCTGGCTCACCTGGGATCATCCCAATATGCCCTGGGACGGTACGGAACTATGGCTTGCTGAAAT from candidate division KSB1 bacterium includes the following:
- a CDS encoding T9SS type A sorting domain-containing protein → MKKSAGFLVLIGLVFGVAVYFSMDSSKKKVAQKTLLSISKSSIGSEEDPEARARFEWQRLRDPQTDQIPRNIRAKELEFAKSLPTRKAFDFIKNGQNRVLFKNQAWTLRGPFNVGGRTRALAADVTNENILLAAGVSGGIWKSTNGGNSWTKTTQPDQLHLITSIAQDTRSGKTSTWYASTGEFNPGGHFGTPFRGDVFFKSTDGGNTWTNMPSTQVRETPESFDSGFDYTYKIITDPTISGSDVVYAATFGGIYRSTNGATSWALVLGVFSNDAPQYTDITIASNGVLYATLSEASNSGNPAPKGLYRSTNGTAWTEITPTSWPSTYRRIVIGIAPSNENVVYFAGETPGSGLNDHSFWKYTYVSGDGSGAGGTWADRSANLPAEGGKVGNFDTQRSYDLLLAVHPNNENTVFLGGTNLYRSTDGFASGTNTKWVGGYSPVNDFSRYENHHPDQHSLIFSQSNPNGMYSGHDGGLSKTTNNMADPIAWTPLNNGYFTTQFYSVAIDPTSGSNKIMGGTQDNGTHFTNSTSSSTPWVVLTGGDGSFCAFQNSNSVLVSIQFGEVFRATINNSGGLTALAQVDPVGGAGGVREDYLFINPFILDPNNPNIMYQAGGDRIWRNSDLSAIPLDGTQEPTSINWTELTNTALTGQTITALGISKSSANRLYYGTGDGLVFRLDNANNGNPTPTDIWTGKNLPADSYINCITVNPDNADEALLVFSNYKVVSIFQTDNGGNSWTPASGNLEENPDGSGNGPAVLWVDALNGSGSSIFFAATSTGLYSTTTLNGSSTVWTQEGASTIGKVIVDMVKTRALDGLVVAATHGNGVYSNTFATSVEEGDSSLPEEFDLHQNYPNPFNPSTTISFSLVRDSQTSIKVFNIQGKQIATLLNEHRKSGSHTITWDGKDQNGREVASGIYYYRLETPFNVATQKMTLLR